One genomic segment of Chelonia mydas isolate rCheMyd1 chromosome 1, rCheMyd1.pri.v2, whole genome shotgun sequence includes these proteins:
- the LOC119565096 gene encoding claw keratin-like yields MPFSSLCYPECGVARPSPVTGSCNEPCVRQCPDSEVVIRPSPVVVTLPGPILSNFPQQSEVAAVGAPVVGAGFGGSFGFGGLYGYGGRYGGLYGLGRYGSYGGLYGYGGLLGHGGYCGYPGLYGYGGLLGHGGYCGYPGLYGYGGLWGYGGYGRRYLGGYCGPC; encoded by the coding sequence atgcctttctccagcctgtgctatccagaatgcggggtggcccgacccagtccagtcactggcagctgCAACGAGCCCTGcgttaggcagtgccctgactccgaagTGGTGATCAGACCCTCCCCGGTTGTTGTGACCCTCCCCGGACCAATTCTCAGCAATTTCCCTCAGCAGAGCGAAGTGGCAGCCGTAGGAGCACCTGTGGTCGGAGCTGGTTTCGGAGGCTCATTCGGTTTCGGGGGACTGTACGGCTATGGAGGCCGTTATGGAGGGTTGTATGGTTTAGGGAGATATGGTAGTTACGGGGGCCTTTACGGTTATGGGGGATTATTGGGCCATGGGGGATACTGCGGTTACCCAGGCCTTTACGGTTACGGGGGATTATTGGGCCATGGGGGATATTGCGGTTACCCGGGCCTTTATGGTTATGGGGGATTATGGGGATACGGAGGATATGGACGTAGGTATCTTGGTGGATATTGTGGGCCCTGTTAA
- the LOC119565093 gene encoding claw keratin-like, translating to MTFSSLCYPECGLARPSPVTGSCNEPCIRQCPDSEVVIRPSPVVVTLPGPILSNFPQQSEVAAVGAPVVGAGLGGSFGLGGLYGYGGRYGGSYGLGRYGAYGGLYGYGGLLGNGGYCGYPGLYRYGGLLGHGGYCGYPGLYGYGGLLGHGGYCGYPGLYGYGGLWGYGGYGRRYLGGYCGPC from the coding sequence atgactttctccAGCCTCTGCTATCCAGAATGCGGGCTGGCCCGACCCagtccagtcactggcagctgCAACGAGCCCTGCAttaggcagtgccctgactctgAAGTGGTGATCAGACCCTCCCCAGTTGTCGTGACCCTCCCAGGACCAATTCTCAGCAATTTCCCTCAGCAGAGCGAAGTGGCAGCCGTAGGAGCACCTGTGGTCGGAGCTGGTTTGGGAGGCTCATTCGGTCTGGGGGGATTGTATGGCTACGGAGGCCGTTATGGAGGGTCGTATGGTTTAGGGAGATATGGTGCCTACGGGGGCCTTTACGGTTACGGGGGATTATTGGGCAATGGGGGATACTGCGGTTACCCGGGCCTTTACCGTTACGGGGGATTATTGGGCCATGGGGGATACTGCGGTTACCCGGGCCTTTACGGTTACGGGGGATTATTGGGCCATGGGGGATACTGCGGTTATCCGGGCCTTTATGGTTATGGGGGATTATGGGGATACGGGGGATATGGCCGTAGGTATCTTGGTGGATATTGTGGGCCATGTTAA